One window from the genome of Salisaeta longa DSM 21114 encodes:
- the uvrC gene encoding excinuclease ABC subunit UvrC, producing MATLLDSKPEVLRTKLDNLPTQPGVYKHLDAGGSVLYVGKAKNLRSRVRSYFHDSRPRDGRIAIMVKKIADVEVIVTDTEVEALILENNLIKELQPRYNVNLRDDKSYPYICIKNERFPRVFKTRTVRKDGSTYYGPYTDVKQLNQMMDAIQSIFKLRTCSLNLDPEPIAEGKYDVCLQYHIENCKGPCVGKQSADDYQQTIDQVETLLKGHTQELQDLLRAEMEAQSEALNFEEAARLRDQIEALQTYSDRQKIVSQDFVDRDVFALFTDRDEGVACGVAFVVREGKMIGRRHKYIRRIEGRTDAELMLSYLERFYAEASVFPEEVLLSVDPNAHPAQDTVALEALLRQEKGKQVPVKVPQRGEKASLVRMATSNAKLLVKEWTLQRMKRERDRIPQSIKALKEHLRLDALPRRIDGIDVSHLGGTETVASCVVFTEGTPRKSEYRTYKIRSVEDGRPDDYQSMREVVERRYRRMLAEDGPWPDLLMVDGGKGQLSSAVQVLKDLDVYGKFPVVGLAKRLEEVFVPGDRDPVLLPKDSVALQLLQKVRNEAHRFAVTYQRKRRKKKTLTSELLDIHGIGEKTAQKLLKAFGSVQRVRSADEEALAAVVGPAKAATVRAYFDAPPEPAETTA from the coding sequence ATGGCTACACTGCTCGATTCGAAGCCGGAGGTTCTCCGCACAAAGCTCGACAACCTACCCACGCAGCCGGGCGTGTACAAGCACCTCGATGCCGGCGGCTCAGTGTTGTACGTGGGCAAAGCAAAAAACCTGCGGAGCCGGGTGCGCTCGTACTTTCACGACAGCCGCCCGCGCGACGGCCGCATTGCGATCATGGTGAAAAAGATCGCCGATGTGGAGGTCATCGTGACCGACACCGAGGTTGAAGCGCTCATCCTGGAAAACAACCTCATCAAAGAGCTGCAGCCGCGCTACAACGTCAACCTGCGCGACGACAAATCCTATCCGTACATCTGCATCAAGAATGAGCGGTTTCCGCGCGTGTTTAAGACGCGCACCGTGCGCAAAGACGGCTCCACGTACTACGGGCCCTACACCGACGTCAAGCAGCTCAACCAGATGATGGACGCCATTCAGTCCATCTTTAAGCTGCGCACCTGCTCGCTCAACCTCGACCCCGAGCCCATCGCCGAGGGAAAATACGACGTGTGCTTGCAGTACCACATCGAAAACTGCAAAGGGCCGTGCGTAGGCAAGCAATCGGCCGACGACTATCAGCAGACCATCGACCAGGTGGAAACGCTCCTGAAGGGCCACACGCAAGAACTGCAAGACCTACTGCGCGCCGAGATGGAGGCGCAGTCTGAGGCGCTCAACTTTGAGGAAGCCGCCCGCCTGCGCGACCAGATTGAAGCCCTGCAGACATACTCCGACCGCCAAAAAATCGTCAGCCAGGACTTTGTAGACCGCGACGTGTTTGCGCTCTTCACCGACCGCGACGAAGGCGTGGCCTGTGGCGTGGCGTTCGTGGTGCGCGAGGGCAAGATGATTGGCCGCCGCCACAAGTACATCCGCCGCATCGAGGGCCGCACCGATGCCGAGCTGATGCTCTCGTACCTGGAGCGCTTCTATGCCGAGGCCAGCGTCTTTCCCGAGGAGGTGTTGCTTTCCGTTGACCCCAACGCGCATCCCGCCCAAGACACCGTAGCGCTCGAAGCCCTGCTCCGCCAAGAAAAGGGGAAGCAGGTGCCCGTCAAGGTGCCGCAACGCGGCGAAAAGGCCAGCCTCGTACGTATGGCCACCTCGAATGCCAAGCTGTTGGTGAAGGAGTGGACGTTGCAGCGCATGAAGCGCGAGCGCGACCGGATTCCGCAATCCATCAAGGCGCTAAAAGAGCACCTGCGCCTCGACGCGTTGCCCCGCCGCATCGACGGCATCGACGTCTCGCACCTCGGCGGCACCGAGACGGTGGCCTCGTGCGTGGTGTTTACGGAAGGCACCCCGCGCAAAAGCGAGTACCGCACGTACAAGATACGCTCGGTGGAAGACGGCCGCCCCGACGACTATCAGTCGATGCGCGAAGTGGTAGAGCGGCGGTACCGCCGCATGCTCGCAGAGGACGGTCCGTGGCCCGATTTGCTGATGGTAGACGGCGGCAAAGGACAACTGTCAAGCGCCGTGCAGGTGCTGAAGGACCTGGACGTGTACGGGAAATTTCCGGTGGTGGGCCTCGCCAAGCGGCTTGAGGAAGTGTTTGTGCCCGGCGACCGCGACCCGGTGCTGTTGCCCAAGGACAGCGTGGCGCTGCAGCTGCTGCAAAAAGTGCGGAATGAGGCGCACCGCTTTGCCGTGACGTACCAGCGCAAGCGCCGCAAGAAGAAGACGCTCACGTCGGAGCTGCTCGATATTCACGGCATCGGTGAGAAGACCGCGCAGAAGCTGCTGAAGGCATTTGGGTCGGTGCAGCGCGTACGGTCGGCCGATGAAGAGGCCCTTGCAGCGGTTGTGGGCCCCGCGAAGGCCGCCACCGTCCGCGCATACTTCGACGCGCCGCCGGAGCCCGCAGAGACGACCGCGTAA
- a CDS encoding Bor family protein, translating to MSRGREHFPLCPHAEGGKTCTAWRYIGREWPQRPMVWCILHKAHPAWSCNLMRHLLCFWCSQAQTFYPFYNMRYNMRYIRSVALLVLSTVLFTGCYHASITTGKQPSAKKIRKPFASSWIYGLVPPSTVEAAEECPNGVARVETQLSFVNQLVSFLTSGIYTPMSITVTCAAGASAHNAQTPVLDVPLGTKTRAALATAAKRSAQAQQPVLLNLHR from the coding sequence ATGTCAAGAGGCCGCGAACATTTTCCGCTCTGCCCGCATGCGGAGGGAGGAAAAACGTGCACGGCATGGAGGTATATCGGCCGCGAATGGCCACAGCGGCCCATGGTCTGGTGCATACTGCATAAAGCGCACCCGGCTTGGTCTTGCAATTTAATGAGGCATCTTCTATGTTTTTGGTGTTCTCAAGCTCAAACGTTTTACCCCTTCTATAACATGCGGTATAACATGCGGTATATTCGATCGGTAGCACTTCTTGTGCTGTCCACAGTTCTTTTCACGGGCTGCTATCATGCAAGCATCACAACTGGCAAGCAGCCGTCAGCTAAGAAAATTAGGAAGCCGTTCGCGAGCAGCTGGATTTACGGGCTTGTGCCTCCATCGACGGTTGAGGCTGCTGAGGAATGCCCGAACGGCGTGGCCCGCGTGGAGACGCAGCTCAGCTTCGTCAATCAGCTCGTTAGCTTCCTAACGAGCGGCATCTACACGCCCATGTCCATCACGGTCACCTGCGCGGCCGGCGCGTCGGCGCACAATGCGCAGACGCCGGTGCTGGACGTGCCGCTTGGTACCAAAACGCGCGCCGCGCTGGCCACGGCTGCGAAGCGTTCTGCTCAGGCGCAGCAACCTGTGCTCTTGAACCTGCATCGCTGA
- a CDS encoding TonB-dependent receptor, translated as MGWLLVGVLALPLPAHAQDAGVLQGVVTDQDTQEPLPGANVVLDGTQRGASTDADGEYRIDGLPAGTYTVRVTFVGYEPATRTVDIAAGETETLDLVLAPRTFVGQEIVVTGSKRPEKLLEAPVTMEAISAEELNVSGGGTYLSALSTLKGVDFVNVGINGQGISARGFNNHFNTRMLQMKDGRIAQLPGTGLPQGNFLPTSGLDLKTIEVVVGPAAALYGPNAHTGVVNVITKTPWDQSGLALDVRAGQNDLVDVNGRVAGIISEDFGWKVTGQYMTATDYRPPVGGPNATMADSTHYFGTSFHESALVENYEIESIRTEASLYYRLGDDWEINGVYGFSQNDNFGLTNNGRNRIKGWQVQYQSLQLSSESWFAQATHTSNDAGNTYQINGVATSATAVMLQAMANGASPSEARQQAINQLPALREANRFVDNGELWDSELQYRTTFSVGGGSLDLVTGGQYRYYAPDSDGTFLADAIGRDIDATEIGGYLQLDYRPTDRLRINLAGRVDTHSEYTTQFSPKAALVYTVAKNHNLRATYNRAFKSPTVLEGNLFIPIPVPSVAPGYVVNALGNYTGYVIQDPSGTVINRIDPLAPEEVNAVELGYKGVFGKRLFVDAVLYNSWYKNFISPLTTVANGITQIPFYPDGQPVDAPGNNQFNALSTYLNFGEAVVQGADLGVNLFLGNHFNVNVNGSYIYLRSFEESESGQRLLLNVPNTKLKGTMTMRDVGLKNSFLSLSGRWHSAYEFRSGYWDSARFYADGEVPSRFTAGLTAGYALPDYGVDLKLSVTNLFNNKRPDVLGAPVTERLIWLSATYSFKGLRF; from the coding sequence ATGGGTTGGCTTTTGGTGGGGGTGTTGGCGCTTCCCCTCCCGGCGCACGCGCAAGACGCGGGCGTCTTGCAGGGCGTGGTAACGGATCAAGACACGCAGGAACCGCTGCCGGGGGCCAATGTCGTGCTCGACGGCACCCAGCGCGGGGCCAGCACCGACGCGGACGGCGAGTACCGCATTGACGGCCTTCCGGCGGGCACCTACACGGTGCGCGTCACCTTTGTGGGCTACGAGCCGGCAACCCGTACGGTAGACATCGCGGCCGGCGAGACGGAAACCCTCGACCTGGTGCTCGCGCCGCGTACCTTCGTGGGGCAAGAGATTGTGGTGACGGGGTCGAAGCGGCCAGAGAAGCTGCTGGAGGCCCCGGTGACCATGGAGGCGATCAGCGCTGAGGAGCTGAACGTGAGCGGCGGCGGCACCTACCTCTCGGCGCTCTCCACCTTAAAAGGCGTCGACTTCGTGAACGTGGGCATCAACGGGCAGGGCATCTCGGCGCGTGGCTTCAACAACCACTTCAACACGCGTATGCTGCAAATGAAAGACGGACGCATCGCGCAGCTTCCGGGGACGGGCCTGCCGCAGGGCAACTTTCTGCCCACCTCGGGGCTCGACCTCAAAACCATCGAGGTGGTGGTGGGCCCAGCGGCTGCGCTGTATGGCCCCAACGCTCACACCGGCGTGGTGAACGTGATTACGAAGACACCCTGGGATCAGTCCGGCCTAGCGCTCGATGTGCGGGCCGGCCAGAACGACCTGGTGGATGTAAACGGCCGCGTGGCCGGCATCATCAGCGAGGATTTTGGGTGGAAGGTCACCGGGCAGTACATGACGGCCACCGACTACCGTCCGCCAGTGGGCGGCCCCAACGCCACCATGGCCGATTCAACGCATTACTTTGGCACGTCCTTTCACGAAAGTGCGCTCGTTGAGAACTACGAGATTGAGTCCATTCGCACCGAGGCCAGCCTCTATTACCGCCTCGGCGACGACTGGGAGATCAACGGCGTGTACGGCTTCTCGCAGAACGACAACTTTGGGCTTACCAACAACGGCCGCAACCGCATCAAGGGATGGCAGGTGCAGTACCAGAGCCTTCAGCTGAGCAGCGAGAGCTGGTTTGCGCAGGCGACGCACACCTCCAACGATGCCGGAAATACGTACCAGATCAACGGGGTGGCCACCAGCGCAACGGCCGTGATGCTGCAGGCCATGGCCAACGGCGCGTCGCCAAGCGAGGCGCGCCAGCAAGCCATCAATCAGCTGCCCGCATTGCGCGAGGCCAACCGGTTTGTGGACAACGGCGAGCTGTGGGACTCGGAGCTGCAGTACCGCACCACGTTCAGTGTGGGCGGCGGTAGCCTCGACCTCGTGACCGGCGGACAGTACCGCTACTACGCGCCCGACTCCGACGGCACGTTCCTCGCCGACGCCATTGGGCGCGACATCGACGCTACGGAGATTGGCGGCTACCTGCAGCTGGACTACCGCCCCACCGATCGGCTGCGCATCAACCTGGCCGGTCGGGTAGACACCCACAGCGAGTACACCACCCAGTTCAGCCCGAAGGCCGCGCTGGTGTACACCGTGGCGAAGAATCATAACCTGCGTGCCACGTACAACCGCGCCTTCAAAAGCCCCACCGTGCTGGAAGGCAACCTGTTCATTCCCATTCCCGTGCCCAGCGTAGCGCCGGGGTACGTGGTGAATGCACTGGGGAACTACACCGGTTACGTCATCCAAGACCCCAGCGGCACCGTCATCAACCGCATCGATCCGCTGGCGCCCGAGGAAGTAAACGCCGTCGAGTTGGGCTACAAAGGTGTGTTCGGCAAGCGGCTGTTCGTCGACGCGGTGCTGTACAACTCGTGGTACAAAAACTTTATCAGCCCGCTCACCACCGTCGCCAACGGCATCACCCAAATTCCCTTTTACCCCGACGGCCAGCCGGTCGATGCGCCGGGTAACAACCAGTTCAACGCGCTGTCGACCTACCTCAACTTTGGGGAAGCGGTGGTGCAGGGCGCCGATCTGGGCGTTAACCTCTTTCTGGGGAATCACTTTAACGTGAACGTCAACGGCTCGTACATTTACCTGCGCAGCTTTGAGGAGAGCGAGAGCGGCCAGCGCCTCCTGCTGAATGTGCCCAATACGAAGCTCAAGGGCACCATGACGATGCGCGACGTGGGCCTCAAGAATTCGTTTCTGAGCCTCTCGGGCCGGTGGCACAGCGCGTACGAATTTCGCTCGGGCTACTGGGACAGCGCGCGGTTCTACGCGGATGGCGAGGTGCCCAGCCGGTTTACCGCGGGCCTTACGGCAGGCTACGCCCTCCCGGACTACGGCGTCGACCTGAAGCTCAGCGTCACGAACCTGTTCAACAACAAGCGGCCCGACGTGCTGGGCGCGCCCGTCACCGAGCGCCTGATCTGGTTGTCGGCCACCTACTCGTTTAAGGGGCTTCGCTTCTAA
- the fabG gene encoding 3-oxoacyl-ACP reductase FabG has translation MAAPLTDRVALITGGSQGIGRATAALFAQRGARVIIADVNEAAGAAAVQAIEDNGGTAQFVPTDVTDRAATEALAEAAQAAYGALDILVNNAGITRDATLAKMDGDAFDAVVDVNLKGVFNTTKAALPYLQGSAHGRILNAASVVGLYGNFGQTNYVASKSGVIGMTKTWARELGRDGITVNAVAPGFIETPMVETVPDKVMDRLVKQTPLGRLGRADDIARAYAFLASDDAAFITGAVLSVDGGLVL, from the coding sequence ATGGCTGCACCACTCACCGATCGCGTAGCCCTCATCACCGGCGGAAGTCAGGGCATTGGGCGCGCCACCGCGGCGTTATTTGCGCAGCGCGGCGCGCGCGTCATCATCGCCGACGTAAACGAAGCCGCCGGCGCAGCGGCCGTGCAAGCGATTGAAGACAACGGCGGCACGGCGCAATTCGTGCCCACCGACGTCACCGACCGCGCCGCCACCGAGGCCCTCGCGGAGGCCGCGCAAGCAGCGTACGGCGCCCTTGACATCCTCGTCAACAATGCCGGCATCACGCGCGACGCCACCCTCGCCAAAATGGACGGCGACGCGTTCGATGCGGTGGTCGACGTCAACCTGAAGGGCGTATTCAACACCACGAAGGCCGCGCTGCCGTATCTGCAAGGGAGCGCGCACGGCCGCATCCTGAACGCCGCCTCGGTGGTGGGGCTGTACGGCAACTTTGGCCAAACGAACTACGTGGCCTCCAAGTCGGGCGTCATTGGCATGACCAAGACGTGGGCCCGCGAGCTGGGGCGCGACGGCATCACCGTCAACGCGGTGGCGCCGGGCTTTATCGAGACGCCGATGGTGGAGACCGTGCCCGACAAGGTGATGGATCGCCTCGTGAAGCAGACGCCGCTGGGGCGCCTGGGCCGGGCCGATGACATCGCCCGCGCCTATGCGTTTCTGGCGAGCGACGACGCGGCGTTCATCACGGGCGCTGTATTGAGTGTCGACGGCGGGCTGGTGCTGTAA